TACAGGCAGCAGTATTTGGATGGATACCAGTATTGTTATGGATAATTATTGGAGGAATATTTTTTGGGGCTGTACAGGATTTTTCTTCAATTATAGTTTCAATAAGACATAAAGGTAAATCTTTAGGAGAGGTCATCGAAGAAAATATAGGATATAGATGTAAAATACTTTTTACTATTTTTTCATGGCTTGTACTTCTTTTGGTAGTTGCAGCATTTGCAGATATTGTTGCTTCCACATTTCAAGGATATGTAATTGCATCTGATGGGACAAGAATATATAATTCTGCAAATGGTTCAGTTGCAACTGCTTCTATGCTTTTTATACCATTGGCAGTAGTATTCGGATTTCTTGTACATAGAAAAAATGCTCCTCTTGCAGTGTCATCAATAGCAGGAGTAGGACTTTTAATAGTATGTATAGCTGTTGGATTAAAATATCCAATCTATTTGAGTAAAACTTTCTGGCTTGGAATGGTATTTGTATATATTTTTATTGCTTCAGTAACACCAGTATGGATTCTTTTGCAACCTAGAGATTATTTAAATAGTTTTCTTTTGTATTTTATGATAGCAGCAGCAGTTATTGGAATTATAGGAAGCAATCCTACTGTAAATCTTCCAGCTTTTACAGGATGGACAAATAGTTTTAATGGACAGGTTATGTTTCCATACTTATTTATTACAGTAGCATGTGGTGCTATTTCAGGTTTTCATAGTTTGATAGGATCAGGAACTACATCAAAACAATTAGATAATGAGAAAGATGCAAAACTTATTGGATATGGAGCGATGCTTATAGAATGTGGACTTGCAGTTGTAGCTCTTATAGCAGTAGGAGCATTATTTACAAATAATGAAATGCCTAAAGGAACACCAGCAGTAGTTTTTGCTTCAGCTATATCAGGATTTTTTAAAACTTTAGGAATGGGAGAAATAGCAGTAAGTACTACTTTTACAGTTATTTCACTTGCAATATCAGCTTTTGCTCTTACATCTTTAGATACTGCTACAAGACTTGGAAGATTTATGTTTCAGGAACTATTTGCTGCTAAAGCAGGAGAGGAAGCAGGAAGTATCAGAAAATCTCTTGGAAATATGTATGTAGGAACATTTATAACAGTTTTTTTGGGAGGAATATTGTGTCTTGGAGGATATAAAAATATCTGGCCTCTTTTTGGAGCCTGCAATCAATTAGTTGCTGTTCCTTGTTTTCTTGGTGTATCTGTATGGCTTTCTAAAAAAGGAAAAAATAATAAAATGCTTTTTATTCCAATGGTATTTATGCTTGTAGCAACAATGAGCTCTTTATTGATTTCATTCAAGTCAAATGTGCTTATACTTATGAGTGGAAAAGGAAGTCTTGCAGTACATGGACTTCAATGTGTTATTATCATTCCTATATT
Above is a window of Fusobacterium sp. DNA encoding:
- a CDS encoding carbon starvation protein A — protein: MSGVMILLFSILCFFIAYVTYGSWLAKQWDVDPSRKTPSHELNDGIDYIPAKAPVLLGHHFASIAGAGPINGPIQAAVFGWIPVLLWIIIGGIFFGAVQDFSSIIVSIRHKGKSLGEVIEENIGYRCKILFTIFSWLVLLLVVAAFADIVASTFQGYVIASDGTRIYNSANGSVATASMLFIPLAVVFGFLVHRKNAPLAVSSIAGVGLLIVCIAVGLKYPIYLSKTFWLGMVFVYIFIASVTPVWILLQPRDYLNSFLLYFMIAAAVIGIIGSNPTVNLPAFTGWTNSFNGQVMFPYLFITVACGAISGFHSLIGSGTTSKQLDNEKDAKLIGYGAMLIECGLAVVALIAVGALFTNNEMPKGTPAVVFASAISGFFKTLGMGEIAVSTTFTVISLAISAFALTSLDTATRLGRFMFQELFAAKAGEEAGSIRKSLGNMYVGTFITVFLGGILCLGGYKNIWPLFGACNQLVAVPCFLGVSVWLSKKGKNNKMLFIPMVFMLVATMSSLLISFKSNVLILMSGKGSLAVHGLQCVIIIPIFALAFILVIEGGKVLWENRRKKNIVKMEI